One genomic segment of Alicycliphilus denitrificans K601 includes these proteins:
- a CDS encoding LysR family transcriptional regulator yields MQNTRDALTPDNLAMLQAIAEAGSFAAAARALGLVPSALTYRVRQIEDALDVLLFDRSARQARPTDAGLELLREGRRVLEDVDAIANRVRRVATGWEPQLTLSVDGVISPTTMLELVEAFYALGPPTRLKWRDGILSGTAEALASGHADLAIGVTGSANVAGLQSAPLGELRFIFVVAPHHPLARAPEPISDATLRAHRLVAVADSARRGNVTMGILAGQDVFTVDNMRAKIQAQLRGLGGGFLPEPMVRPYVEAGHLVVREVVRPARTVPMSYQWGGPGATAPGRALQWWLSQLQSPATRRALLENHHHF; encoded by the coding sequence GCCGGCAGCTTCGCCGCGGCCGCGCGCGCATTGGGCCTGGTGCCCAGCGCGCTGACCTACCGCGTGCGCCAGATCGAGGACGCGCTCGACGTGCTGCTGTTCGACCGCAGCGCGCGCCAGGCCCGCCCCACCGATGCTGGCCTGGAGCTGCTGCGCGAGGGCCGGCGCGTGCTGGAGGACGTGGACGCCATCGCCAACCGCGTGCGCCGCGTGGCCACGGGCTGGGAGCCGCAGCTGACCCTGTCGGTGGACGGAGTGATCTCCCCCACCACCATGCTGGAGCTGGTGGAGGCGTTCTATGCCCTCGGGCCGCCCACGCGCCTGAAATGGCGCGACGGCATCCTGAGCGGCACGGCCGAGGCGCTGGCCTCGGGCCACGCGGACCTGGCCATCGGCGTGACCGGCTCCGCCAATGTGGCGGGCCTGCAATCCGCGCCGCTGGGCGAGCTGCGCTTCATCTTCGTCGTGGCCCCGCACCACCCGCTGGCGCGGGCGCCCGAGCCGATCAGCGACGCCACGCTGCGCGCGCACCGCCTGGTCGCCGTGGCCGATTCGGCGCGGCGCGGCAACGTCACCATGGGCATCCTGGCGGGGCAGGACGTATTCACCGTGGACAACATGCGCGCCAAGATCCAGGCCCAGCTGCGCGGCCTGGGCGGCGGCTTCCTGCCCGAGCCCATGGTGCGCCCCTACGTCGAGGCCGGCCACCTGGTGGTGCGCGAGGTGGTGCGCCCGGCGCGCACCGTGCCCATGAGCTACCAATGGGGCGGGCCCGGCGCCACCGCCCCGGGGCGGGCCCTGCAATGGTGGCTGTCGCAGCTGCAAAGCCCGGCCACGCGCCGGGCCCTGCTCGAAAATCACCATCATTTCTGA